One genomic region from Epinephelus fuscoguttatus linkage group LG8, E.fuscoguttatus.final_Chr_v1 encodes:
- the setd2 gene encoding histone-lysine N-methyltransferase SETD2 isoform X3, giving the protein MLSNRLLPKGTKMKVNLEDQGRQKVSFSFSQTKKPLQSLFFIPASPDKSVTEPNAALPQATSDKGGQNTDSKTEQNQTPMVPTSVTETPSQTPVSSATKLKAGLAKMHFKKQILSVSVTEEKPTSVVPEDPQSPELQVLQKSKSVTEFPTPQPQTVASVNPSENAHIEAPETRVTPSLKKPAASSGKEGESSSSAEQDSKVDKRKTRSQSRSAPPGSESDADSGQMSSSHKSVDSKNKTNSDSRSKEVKKSSSGSHVDEKEKSSSKRSENHERSSSYSKSDRDSRRTSSRSSRSDKDRRRSRSRSRSRSRGSRTSSSHSRSERTRSDRGSRSERSYYHDSDRRSHRSSPRRERRRSRSRTDRTRDSSDSEDDHRKTRTRTSDSSRLSTHSSSHKESKSSSYSKPEKTSKSADSPHSSEFDKRTQSSKSERTSKRLSDSDSQRNRSPDLDSSYRKSSTHHKSETNSKSSSSSTHTHSQTYEKRQKSSSSDSEADHKGKSQASDRSSGSEENCKTSQKKASRPDSKQTTPSRSTVKTSGHDRQSDDVFHSPGKTPSCANTTESCSQSEKEKSHSQQGGYEHSGQDFKEMVSCTDKSLQESSSKRSKETKSGLEVEDRNASSRTPSESLKFVNVTLENLTNVKDSLSSNKRPHVNPDAAVLNSCSSNDSITCNQEKKVVDCSPGPTSSLDTADIPVTQDVQQNTKPEIVEDLTVDKPSGESLPLKSHSSCLESEDQPTRQQQNADTVKKSSSTTKKSRWDIVGQDSSESDNSQRTLCTESKASVKKVISVKKIEFSKDNSQQDSDIKDANQQEAKTHSKGVKQTEISKQEVSSDSTSVTDKYKDQSEPSQASTSNDHCNLKQSVSQKTNTDERLHVNDTSQADKAAQMQSWNGDDHEEKSKGGAQKSKPNKRTLLNQDALGGQSEVSDSDNSEYDSDCDEAIKRLHSVVVVPKNSSLTVDTQDIGASPCSLMNSSELQNVKIDEDSNQISPQQRQGSSSAIVETSGLCAGVNDSSHSSMLCQSQSNMIDSTSHSEGSSSISVQPYMAGHISAHGSATDPAHSLDNSRQCEQGHKQHTVNSRGEKIYSHYKHDDFSNADNINDQNGFSLGWDFSQPEQPSSTYQQPDSSHGPQLPNTKQTETSPKGQEHRQSNATWNHQFPNAQTSRQPYLHLHEHWHQDLAGVIHPDSLTNDQDDYSGDKLSEVSKTAAECSGPNTPGSSSFVQGHEISSNSRGSAVPDPPREDNFRPHRGRGPPKKRRPEIESDSDNEAEAGPAAKKERQGEADVSKESHVKAEVQRPSLRLDDFQDANKWKDFAKSKKMPPYFDLIEENLYLTERKKSKSHRDIKRMQCECPVLPREERSKGVLACGEDCLNRLLMIECSSRCLNGAYCSNRRFQMKQHADFEVILTEDKGWGLRAAKDLAPNTFVLEYCGEVLDHKEFKTRVKEYARNKNIHYYFMSLKNNEIIDATLKGNCSRFMNHSCEPNCETQKWTVNGQLRVGFFTTKAVTAGAELTFDYQFQRYGKEAQKCFCGAPSCRGFLGGENRVSVRAAGGKMKKDRSRKSALTTVDEELEALLENGEGLYDEKQVVSLCRLMVRVETMEQKLICLKLIQDTQNSSCLKQFLDHHGLSLLWIFMVELSEAKGNSANNIKLQLEIMKTLAVLPISTKNMLEESRVLTFIQRWAQTKTLPHPAEMDGYSSENTSRAQTPLNTPDGSSTKMGPELDGDTTKPAVYRRLKIISENSLDSALSDASKASDGKEEEEEDDDEEEDESSNAGLPESKQLKAEPVCEAAEPTKGTMEEPVKEEGHVKGEKEKEEETGMSSSSQQQPQTEEVKEKMELDVEKEIEMKEDTSDGQTDEPEGPKEPSEEQESGEEQTSEAVTENAELEVDQPSVKVLEPESQSIQTDVADVPPEPPSESVEAQAETQEAEKPPPGSEAQPGESTTDAASSSETPEASIPSEVTANPVDPSVIGTPSQDEEEGVSDVESERSQEPQLSALDISGMAARLLDSWKDLKEVYRIPKKSQVEKEANDRSRDRDMALTPRTTSGSRERERERDKERDRDRDRDRDRDRDRDRDYDRDRDRDWDRERDRDRDRDRDRDRDRDRDRVSDKTPQRSTERRRRRSSSPPSSYERSSRRAEERFDPSNSKTRGAGGKERNKLSTEERRKLFEQEVAQREAQKQQQLQQQQQQQLQTMAYDPSLAYASSPGFITYPPGYPIQTFVDPSNPNAGKVLLPTPAVEPTLNYEQTPPQRLISDLGLSSPSSTSQATPVSSLSQHITTPELATGNPQQYAQPTVATQDAGVAVLSVPTQAAPQVQGQQSYTTLWDPTTQQAVTVQTQPAQQYATAPAQAQTQTAIYYQGQPCQTIYSIPTAYPQANTPVIQAYTEPTASYLHSQPVYPGHQQGVVVQQGGTVTTIVTSQTVQQEMIVPNNVIDLPPPSPPKPKTIVLPPNWKVARDNEGKIYYYHIVTRQTQWDPPIWDGSSDNTSVDHESEMDLGTPTYDENPSKFSTKTAEADTSSELAKKSKETFRKEMSQFIVQCLNPYRKPDCKLGRISNTEDFKHLARKLTHGVMNKELKACNNPEDLECNENVKHKTKEYIKKYMQRFGPVYRPKEDTEVY; this is encoded by the exons ATGCTATCCAACCGTCTCTTGCCTAAAGGGACCAAGATGAAGGTCAACCTAGAGGATCAGGGCCGCCAGAAAGTATCCTTCAGCTTCTCACAAACCAAGAAGCCACTGCAGAGCCTGTTCTTCATCCCCGCCAGTCCTGACAAGTCTGTCACTGAGCCCAACGCTGCCTTGCCACAGGCAACCTCAGACAAAGGAGGGCAGAATACGGACAGCAAAACTGAGCAAAACCAGACACCCATGGTGCCAACATCAGTAACAGAGACACCTTctcaaacaccagtctcctcaGCCACTAAACTGAAAGCAGGcttagcaaaaatgcatttcaaaaagcaAATTCTCAGTGTCTCTGTGACTGAAGAGAAACCGACATCTGTTGTGCCAGAGGACCCGCAATCCCCTGAATTGCAGGTTCTGCAGAAATCTAAAAGTGTAACTGAATTTCCAACACCCCAGCCTCAGACTGTCGCCAGTGTCAACCCCTCTGAGAATGCTCACATTGAAGCCCCTGAGACAAGGGTAACCCCAAGCCTCAAGAAGCCAGCTGCTTCCTcaggaaaagaaggagagagttCCAGTAGTGCTGAGCAGGATAGTAAGGTAGACAAAAGGAAAACCAGGTCCCAATCTAGAAGTGCTCCCCCTGGCTCAGAATCTGATGCAGATTCAGGCCAGATGTCTTCCAGCCACAAATCAGTTGactccaaaaataaaacaaactctgACAGCAGAAGCAAAGAGGTAAAAAAGTCTTCCTCTGGTTCACATGTGGATGAGAAGGAAAAAAGTTCCTCCAAGCGGTCCGAGAATCATGAAAGGTCTTCTAGCTACTCTAAATCAGACCGTGATTCTAGACGCACGTCATCACGTTCATCTCGATCAGACAAAGATCGCAGAAGGTCCAGGTCCAGATCACGGTCTAGATCGAGAGGGTCTCGAACAAGTTCATCTCACTCCAGGTCGGAGAGAACCAGAAGCGATAGAGGATCACGCTCCGAAAGGTCATACTATCATGATTCTGATCGGAGATCACATCGGAGTTCTCCACGCAGAGAGAGAAGACGTTCTCGCTCTCGCACTGACAGAACTCGGGACAGTTCTGACTCTGAGGATGACCATAGGAAGACAAGGACGAGGACAAGTGACTCCAGTAGATTGTCCACCCATTCAAGCTCACATAAAGAATCAAAatcatcttcctactccaaacCTGAGAAAACCTCAAAATCTGCGGATTCTCCTCACTCTTCAGAGTTTGATAAAAGAACACAATCGTCAAAGTCTGAAAGGACTTCAAAACGACTATCAGACTCTGATTCGCAGCGCAATCGCTCCCCTGATCTGGACTCCAGTTACCGGAAATCTAGCACCCATCACAAGTCAGAGACCAACAGCAAATCCTCTTCTTCCAGTACGCATACCCATTCTCAAACATATGAAAAACGTCAAAAAAGCAGCTCTAGTGACTCTGAGGCAGATCATAAGGGAAAATCACAGGCCTCTGACAGAAGCTCTGGCTCAGAAGAAAATTGTAAAACCTCCCAAAAGAAAGCCAGTCGGCCAGACTCAAAGCAGACGACCCCTTCTAGATCTACTGTGAAAACCAGTGGACATGATAGACAATCAGATGATGTATTTCACAGCCCTGGCAAGACCCCATCGTGTGCAAACACCACAGAATCGTGTTCTcagagtgaaaaagaaaaatctcatTCCCAACAAGGTGGATATGAACATAGTGGTCAGGATTTTAAGGAAATGGTCTCATGCACTGATAAGAGTTTGCAAGAATCGTCATCCAAGAGATCGAAAGAAACAAAATCAGGTCTTGAAGTTGAGGATAGAAATGCTTCATCTAGAACTCCTAGTGAAAGCCTAAAATTTGTAAATGTCACCCTGGAAAACTTGACCAATGTGAAGGATAGCCTTTCTTCTAATAAGCGACCACATGTGAACCCAGATGCAGCTGTCTTAAATTCATGCAGTAGTAATGATAGTATAACGTGCAACCAGGAAAAGAAAGTTGTTGATTGTTCACCAGGGCCAACATCCTCACTTGATACAGCAGATATACCCGTCACCCAAGATGTCCAGCAGAACACTAAACCAGAGATTGTTGAAGATTTGACAGTCGACAAGCCGTCTGGTGAAAGTTTGCCGCTCAAATCACATTCATCGTGTCTTGAATCTGAGGATCAGCCGACACGTCAACAGCAAAATGCGGATACTGTTAAAAAGAGCAGCAGTACTACCAAAAAGTCCAGGTGGGACATTGTTGGGCAGGATAGCTCAGAGAGTGATAATTCTCAGAGGACACTTTGTACAGAGAGTAAGGCTTCTGTTAAAAAAGTGATCTCTGTCAAAAAAATAGAGTTTTCGAAAGACAATAGCCAACAAGACTCTGACATCAAAGATGCTAATCAGCAAGAAGCTAAAACACATTCCAAAGGGGTGAAGCAGACTGAGATCTCTAAGCAGGAAGTCAGCTCAGACAGCACATCCGTGACCGACAAATACAAAGACCAAAGTGAGCCTTCACAAGCGAGCACCAGCAATGACCACTGTAACTTAAAACAGAGTGTctctcaaaaaacaaacacagatgagCGTCTGCACGTAAATGATACATCACAAGCTGACAAAGCTGCACAGATGCAGAGTTGGAATGGTGATGACCATGAAGAAAAATCCAAGGGAGGTGCTCAGAAGAGCAAACCGAATAAGAGAACATTACTTAATCAGGATGCATTAGGAGGACAGAGTGAGGTCAGTGATAGTGACAACTCCGAGTATGACTCTGATTGCGACGAGGCTATAAAACGGTTGCACTCTGTGGTGGTGGTGCCAAAGAATTCTTCCCTAACAGTGGATACACAGGACATAGGAGCTTCCCCATGCAGTCTAATGAATAGTTCAGAACTGcagaatgtgaaaattgatgaAGACTCAAATCAAATCAGCCCACAACAAAGGCAGGGGAGTTCTTCCGCAATTGTGGAGACCAGTGGTCTATGTGCAGGTGTTAACGATTCATCCCATAGCAGCATGCTGTGTCAATCCCAGAGTAATATGATTGATAGCACCAGTCACTCGGAGGGCTCCAGCTCCATCAGTGTTCAACCTTACATGGCTGGTCACATCAGTGCTCATGGAAGTGCCACAGATCCTGCCCACAGCCTTGATAATTCCAGACAGTGTGAGCAAGGGCACAAACAGCACACTGTAAACAGCAGAGGTGAAAAGATATACTCCCATTACAAACATGATGATTTTTCCAATGCTGACAATATCAATGACCAGAATGGATTCAGCCTGGGTTGGGATTTTTCCCAACCAGAACAGCCCAGTAGTACATACCAGCAGCCTGATAGCAGTCACGGCCCACAGCTACCAAACACTAAACAGACAGAAACCTCTCCTAAGGGACAGGAGCACAGGCAGAGTAACGCCACCTGGAACCATCAATTCCCAAACGCACAGACTAGCAGACAACCCTACCTCCATTTGCATGAACATTGGCATCAGGACCTTGCAGGTGTAATCCACCCCGACTCTCTAACTAATGACCAGGACGACTACAGTGGGGATAAATTATCTGAAGTGAGTAAAACAGCTGCTGAGTGCAGTGGACCCAACACTCCTGGATCATCAAGCTTTGTACAAGGTCATGAAATAAGCAGCAACAGCAGGGGCTCTGCTGTGCCTGACCCCCCTAGAGAGGACAATTTTAGACCCCACAGGGGCCGGGGCCCTCCCAAGAAAAGGCGTCCAGAGATTGAGTCAGATTCAGACAACGAGGCAGAAGCTGGGCCGGCAGCCAAGAAGGAGCGGCAAGGAGAGGCAGATGTCTCTAAAGAAAGTCATGTCAAAGCTGAGGTGCAGCGTCCATCACTCAGACTGGATGACTTCCAAGATGCCAATAAATGGAAGGACTTTGCCAAGTCTAAGAAGATGCCCCCTTACTTTGACTTGATTGAGGAGAACCTGTACTTGACTGAAAG aaaaaagaGCAAATCTCATCGAGACATCAAGAGAATGCAATGTGAGTGCCCAGTGCTGCCCAGAGAGGAGCGTTCAAAGGGAGTATTAGCATGTGGGGAAGATTGTTTAAACCGGCTGCTGATGATCGAGTG CTCCTCGCGGTGCCTGAATGGAGCCTACTGCTCTAACCGACGCTTTCAGATGAAGCAACATGCGGACTTCGAGGTTATTCTCACAGAGGACAAAGGCTGGGGACTGCGGGCAGCAAAAGACTTGGCTCC AAACACCTTTGTACTGGAGTACTGCGGGGAGGTATTGGACCACAAGGAGTTCAAAACAAGGGTGAAAGAATACGCTCGCAATAAGAACATCCACTACTACTTCATGTCTCTAAAGAATAACGAG ATCATTGATGCAACACTGAAGGGTAATTGCTCTCGGTTTATGAACCATAGCTGCGAGCCCAACTGTGAGACCCAAAAG TGGACTGTCAATGGCCAGCTCAGAGTCGGGTTCTTCACCACCAAGGCGGTAACTGCAGGAGCTGAGCTGACATTTGATTACCAGTTCCAGAGATACGG CAAAGAAGCACAGAAATGCTTCTGTGGGGCACCCAGCTGCAGAGGCTTCCTGGGTGGGGAGAACAGAGTTAGTGTTCGGGCAGCTGGTGGGAAGATGAAGAAAGACCGCAGTCGAAAGAGCGCTCTCACCACG GTTGATGAGGAGCTGGAGGCGTTACTGGAGAATGGAGAAGGCTTGTATGATGAGAAACAggttgtgtctctctgcagacTAATGGTCCGAGTGGAAACTATGGAGCAGAAACTCATCTGTCTCAAGCTCATACAA GATACTCAAAATTCATCATGCCTCAAGCAGTTCCTGGACCATCATGGGTTGTCTTTGCTGTGGATCTTCATGGTGGAGCTTTCTGAAGCTAAAGGCAACAGTGCCAATAACATCAAACTGCAGCTAGAG ATTATGAAGACCTTGGCAGTGCTGCCCATCTCAACTAAGAACATGTTGGAGGAGAGCCGAGTCCTGACCTTCATCCAGCGATGGGCCCAAACAAAAACTCTCCCTCACCCCGCTGAGATGGACGGCTACTCCAGTGAGAACACCTCCCGTGCTCAAACACCCCTCAACACTCCCGATGGTTCCTCCACCAAAATGGGACCCGAATTGGATGGCGACACCACCAAGCCTGCTGTGTACCGCCGCCTTAAAATCATCAGTGAGAACAGTCTGGACAGTGCGCTCTCTGATGCAAGCAAAGCATCTGACGggaaggaagaagaggaggaggacgatgatgaggaagaagatgaaTCATCAAACGCAGGACTTCCTGAGAGCAAACAGTTGAAGGCAGAGCCAGTGTGCGAAGCTGCAGAACCAACGAAAGGAACGATGGAAGAGCCGGTGAAAGAGGAGGGTCATGTCaaaggggagaaagagaaagaggaagagacaggGATGAGTTCAAGCAGTCAACAACAACCTCAAACTGaggaagtaaaagaaaaaatggaGTTGGATGTGGAGAAGGAGATTGAGATGAAAGAGGACACCAGTGATGGGCAGACGGATGAACCTGAGGGGCCAAAAGAGCCCAGTGAAGAACAGGAGAGTGGGGAGGAGCAGACCAGCGAGGCAGTAACAGAAAATGCTGAACTGGAAGTAGACCAGCCCAGCGTAAAAGTTCTTGAGCCAGAGAGCCAGTCCATCCAAACAGATGTTGCTGATGTTCCACCTGAGCCACCGTCAGAGAGTGTGGAAGCCCAGGCAGAGACACAAGAGGCTGAGAAACCTCCCCCTGGCAGTGAGGCACAACCTGGTGAATCTACCACTGATGCTGCCTCAAGCTCTGAGACTCCTGAGGCCAGTATACCCTCTGAGGTCACAGCGAACCCCGTGGACCCATCAGTGATAGGAACTCCTTCtcaggatgaagaggagggtgTCTCGGATGTGGAGAGTGAAAGAAGTCAGGAGCCTCAACTCAGCGCTTTGGACATTAGTGGCATGGCTGCCAGGCTTCTGGACAGCTGGAAGGATCTGAAG GAGGTGTACCGAATACCAAAGAAGAGTCAAGTGGAAAAAGAAGCAAATG ATCGCAGCCGGGATCGAGACATGGCTTTGACACCACGCACCACCTCTGGTAGCCGAGAGCGTGAAAGGGAGCGAGACAAGGAGAGGGACCGTGACAGAGACCGAGACCGAGATCGAGACCGTGACCGAGACCGAGATTATGACAGAGACAGGGATCGAGACTGGGACAGAGAgcgggacagagacagagacagagacagagatcgGGACCGGGACCGGGACCGTGACCGAGTCTCCGACAAAACTCCACAACGCAGCACGGAGAGACGGAGGAGACGCTCCAGTTCTCCACCCTCATCTTACGAGAGGAGCAGCCGACGCGCTGAGGAACG GTTTGACCCATCTAACAGCAAGACACGAGGAGCTGGAGGCAAGGAGCGTAACAAGCTGTCCACAGAAGAGCGCAGAAAGCTGTTCGAGCAGGAAGTTGCTCAGCGGGAAGCccagaaacaacaacagcttcaacaacagcagcagcagcaacttcAGACTATGGCTTATGACCCTTCTCTGGCGTATGCCTCCAGCCCTGGCTTCATCACCTACCCTCCTGGATATCCCATTCAGACCTTTGTGGATCCCTCCAACCCCAATGCAGGCAAAGTTCTGCTTCCTACTCCCGCAGTTGAACCCACCCTGAACTATGAACAGACACCTCCCCAGCGTCTTATATCAGATCTGGGACTGTCCTCTCCATCCTCCACTTCCCAGGCCACTCCAGTCTCCAGTCTTTCTCAGCACATCACCACCCCTGAACTCGCCACTGGCAACCCCCAACAGTATGCCCAGCCAACTGTAGCAACCCAGGACGCAGGCGTAGCTGTCCTCTCTGTGCCTACCCAGGCAGCCCCTCAGGTACAGGGCCAGCAGAGCTACACTACTCTCTGGGATCCCACAACTCAGCAGGCAGTGACTGTGCAGACACAGCCTGCGCAACAGTACGCCACGGCCCCAGCACAGGCTCAGACACAGACAGCCATCTATTACCAGGGTCAGCCATGCCAGACTATCTATAGCATCCCCACCGCCTACCCACAGGCCAACACTCCTGTCATACAG GCTTACACTGAACCCACAGCAAGCTACCTGCACAGTCAGCCTGTGTATCCTGGCCATCAGCAGGGAGTGGTGGTGCAGCAGGGAGGCACAGTCACCACCATTGTCACATCCCAAACTGTCCAACag GAAATGATTGTACCCAACAATGTGATAGATTtgcctcctccctctccccccaAACCCAAAACTATCGTCCTACCTCCCAACTGGAAAGTGGCCCGGGACAATGAAGGCAAGATCTACTACTACCATATTGTCACAAG GCAAACACAGTGGGACCCTCCAATCTGGGATGGAAGTAGCGACAACACTAGTGTGGACCATGAATCTGAGATGGACCTGGGAACACCCACCTATGACGAGAATCCCTCCAAG TTTTCCACAAAGACAGCTGAAGCAGACACTTCGAGTGAGCTGGCTAAAAAGAGTAAAGAGACATTTCGCAAAGAG ATGTCTCAGTTCATAGTGCAGTGTCTAAATCCTTATCGGAAACCAGACTGCAAACTTGGACGTATCAGCAACACAGAAGACTTCAAACACCTGGCTAGAAAG CTAACTCACGGAGTTATGAATAAGGAGCTAAAAGCTTGCAACAATCCTGAGGACCTTGAGTGTAACGAGAATGTGAAGCACAAGACCAAGGAGTACATCAAGAAGTACATGCAGAGATTCGGCCCCGTGTACAGGCCCAAGGAGGACACAGAGGTGTACTAG